The Flavobacterium piscisymbiosum genome includes a region encoding these proteins:
- a CDS encoding AAA family ATPase, giving the protein MNLYELTVNDTEKITLADLLFSEENKAALNQTIKEHQYLEELKKYNLKVDNKILLHGHSGCGKTTTAKAIATALNKNIVIINLSTLINARIGETSKNVKAIFDKAIREKSVLFLDEFDQIGKSRDSDDKDVGEMRRLVNTIIQLIDYLPTDSLLICATNHYHTIDTALLRRFQLRLQFEMPSESELDLYYDKLLSSFPTHLQDIPRRYSISYAEAKDYVHTIMKKQIIAELEVQKLL; this is encoded by the coding sequence ATGAATCTATACGAACTTACCGTAAACGATACCGAAAAAATAACTTTAGCCGATTTACTTTTTAGTGAAGAAAATAAAGCTGCCTTAAATCAAACCATCAAAGAGCATCAATATCTTGAAGAATTAAAAAAGTACAATCTTAAAGTAGATAACAAAATATTACTTCACGGTCATTCCGGCTGCGGTAAAACGACAACGGCAAAAGCGATCGCAACTGCTTTGAACAAAAATATCGTAATTATCAATCTGAGTACTTTAATCAATGCCCGAATTGGTGAAACTTCAAAAAATGTAAAAGCGATATTCGATAAAGCGATCAGAGAAAAATCTGTATTATTTTTAGACGAATTCGATCAGATTGGTAAAAGCCGGGATAGCGATGACAAAGACGTTGGCGAAATGAGACGTTTGGTAAATACTATTATTCAGTTGATTGATTATTTACCAACGGATAGTTTGCTTATTTGTGCTACCAATCATTATCATACCATTGACACCGCTTTATTGCGACGATTTCAATTGCGCTTACAATTCGAAATGCCAAGCGAAAGCGAATTAGATCTTTATTATGATAAATTACTAAGCAGCTTCCCTACTCATTTACAAGATATTCCACGCAGGTATTCTATTTCTTATGCTGAGGCCAAAGATTATGTTCATACTATAATGAAAAAGCAAATTATTGCAGAGTTGGAAGTTCAGAAGTTGTTGTAA
- a CDS encoding YggS family pyridoxal phosphate-dependent enzyme, with product MKEMIISNLKEVHDRIEAACKLSGRNPLDVQLLLATKTVPADKIRIAIEAGETLIGENKMQELRDKDPGLKELSIERHFIGHLQTNKIKDVLKYVSCIQSLDRLSLAQELDKQLQKEGRNLDVFIQINTSFEESKFGLKPDEVISFIREMKQYETLKIKGLMTIGLLDVEKVKMQPSLRLLREIRDEIYKAKIEGISELKLSMGMSQDLELAIAEGSNLVRIGTSIFGNRFLGKEIWNENIAE from the coding sequence ATGAAAGAGATGATAATTTCCAATTTAAAAGAGGTTCACGATCGAATCGAAGCTGCCTGTAAACTTTCAGGCAGGAATCCGTTAGATGTACAATTGTTATTGGCGACTAAAACTGTTCCTGCTGATAAAATCAGGATTGCGATCGAGGCCGGTGAAACCTTAATTGGCGAAAACAAAATGCAGGAATTACGGGATAAAGATCCAGGATTAAAAGAATTGAGTATAGAACGTCATTTTATTGGTCATCTTCAAACCAATAAAATCAAAGATGTACTGAAATATGTTTCGTGTATACAATCTCTTGACCGATTGAGTCTTGCACAGGAACTCGACAAACAATTGCAAAAAGAAGGACGAAATCTGGATGTTTTTATTCAGATCAATACTTCATTCGAAGAAAGCAAATTTGGACTTAAACCTGATGAGGTCATCTCTTTTATTCGTGAAATGAAACAATACGAGACTTTAAAAATAAAAGGCCTGATGACGATTGGTTTATTAGATGTCGAAAAAGTAAAAATGCAGCCTTCTTTACGATTACTTCGAGAAATCAGGGATGAAATTTATAAGGCGAAAATAGAAGGAATAAGCGAATTAAAACTTTCTATGGGAATGTCTCAGGATCTGGAACTGGCTATTGCCGAAGGATCTAATCTGGTGAGAATTGGGACTTCGATCTTTGGAAACCGCTTTTTGGGAAAAGAGATATGGAATGAAAATATTGCAGAATAA
- a CDS encoding DUF2024 family protein: MKVAVWDTYVTRKDGKIMHFDILVDENTNDENEIFEFGKSYLKTVSQEGQPLTSKECRFCHIDKAPQEVENQIRENGFSIIEMENCN; encoded by the coding sequence ATGAAAGTAGCAGTATGGGATACTTATGTAACCCGAAAAGACGGAAAAATTATGCATTTTGATATTCTGGTAGACGAGAATACAAATGATGAAAATGAGATTTTTGAATTTGGTAAAAGTTATTTAAAAACCGTTTCGCAAGAAGGTCAGCCTTTAACTTCAAAAGAATGTAGGTTTTGTCATATAGATAAAGCTCCTCAAGAAGTAGAAAACCAAATTCGTGAAAATGGTTTTTCTATTATCGAAATGGAAAATTGCAATTAA